GTTGGAGTCGGTGGCGTAGCCAAGGCTCTTCTGGCGGGTGATGGCAGAAAAATCCGACCAGCGCAATCTGACGTGGACCACTGATCCTTTGCTGCCGTAACGTCTCAATCTGGCGCCGATCTGTTCCGACAGGTAGCGGAGCGTCGCCTCGAGAAACTCCCGGTCTCGGCTGTCGTGGTCGAAGGTGCGCTCGGTGGAAATGGATTTAGCCTCCGAAGGCGGGTGGACGCGGCTGCGGTCGATACCCTGGGCGTGCAGTTTTAGCATCTCGCCGTAGGAACCGAACCGGCTGCTGAGGGAGTCAAGGGGCATACTGGCGAGTTGACCGAGGGTTCTGATGCCCAGGGAGTTCAAGGCTTTTTCGGTGACACCCCCTACACCCGGCATCCGGCCGATGGGCTGAGGAGCCATGAACGCCGCTTCGCCGCCGACAAGCACCTCCACCATGCCATCCGGCTTGGCTGCCTTGGAGGCCACCTTGGCGGTTATCTTACTGCCCGCCAGGCCTATCGACGCGGCGATGCCGATCTCGTCGCGGATGCGTTTCCTGATCTTTTCTCCCATCGCCCTCAGGCTGCCGTGGATGCTTTCGAACCCGGTGACCTCGAGATATGCCTCGTCTATTCCCGCCGGTTCCAGGAACGGCGAAAAGTCGGCCAGGATCGCCATGAACTTCTTGGAAGCCTCGGAATATCGATCCCAGTTCCCGCCGATAAAAAGGCACTTGGGACACCGCCTCTGCGCCTCGATGAGCGACATGCCCGAATGGACGCCGAACTTCCTCGCCTCGTAAGACGCCGTTGTCACCACGCCGCGGCCTTGGCCCGGGATGCCGCCGACAGCCACCGGCTTACCCTTGAGTGAAGGGTCGAACACCTGCTCCACGGACACGAAGAAGGCGTCCAGGTCGATGTGCATGATGCGCCGGGGCTTTTCGGCAGGGTTTAAGTCCGACATTATTCGCCTCGCGAGACGAACGTCTTGATCCGCTTCTCGAGGTCGGAGCGGGGTACGAGCAGACGGCGCTGGCAGGTGTTGCAGATGATGCCGATATCGGCGCCCAGGCGATAGACTTTCCACTCGTAGCCGCCGCAGGGGTGGGGTTTTCTCAGGCGCAGGACGTCGTTAAGCTTGAAATCGACCATCAAGGCAATCACCAATAACCAAGACACAAATTGCAAACAAATCACGATTACCAATCACCAAATTACACGAGTTTGGTTATTGAGATTTGGTTGCTTGTTTGGTTATTGTATCTTGGAACTTGGTTATTCCGCCAGATAGCGGTTAATTTCGTCCCGCAGCTTGAGAGCCGCTGTCCTAGCCGCGGCGGCAAAATCCGGACCGCTTGAGGCGTAGATTATTTGCCGGGATACATTGATAATGCCCAGCCCGTCGCCGGTATTGCCATATTTGACAGACAGTTCCAGCGAACCGCCCTGGGCGCCGACCCCGGGGATGAGGAGAGGGAGGGTTGGGTGGGCGTCGCGGATGGCTTTCAATTCATCCGGCTGGGTAGCGCCGACCACTAGGCCGAGGTTGCCTTGCCTGTTCCAGGATTCAACCTTGTCGGCGACAACCTGGTAGAGAGGTTTCCCGCCGCAGTCGAGCGACTGGAAATCTGCGGCTCCGGGGTTAGAGGTGCGGCAGAGAACAAAAATTCCTTTATCGCTGTACTCGATGAAGGGTTCCAGGGAGTCGAAACCCATGTACGGGTTGACGGTGACGGCATTGGCGCCGAGTTCATCGAAAGCAGAGCGGGCATAAGCTTTGGCCGTGTTGCCGATATCGCCGCGCTTGGCGTCCAGGATGACTGGGATATTATTGGGTACTGTATTGATGACCTTTTTCAGGGTAGAGCAGCCGTCGTCTCTCAGGGCTTCGAAGAAAGCCGCGTTCGGCTTGTAGGCGCAAACCAGGTCGTAGGTAGCATCGATGATTCCCTTGCAGAACTCGAAAACCCCGATTCCGGCCGGTAATTTCCCAGGTTCCGGATCGAGACCCACGCACAGGCAGCTTTGGTTGTGGCGGCGAGCACCGGTGATTTTGGTCAGGAAGTTCATCGGCACAATACTAGCAGTGTGTATCAGTGGTTTCAAGATGTATTGTTCCAATACTTGTAGTTATTTGACATGTGATAGCGCCGGTGATAGCATTAACCTGCTGTGACAGACCTGCAAAAACTGATCCAGAAATTCCTGTCTGATAATCAACACATTACCGTCGAGGACTGTCACCGGATCCTAATTGAGTTCGGATTCGAATTAAGAAAGTCTGGCGGGAGCCACCGCGTCTATCATAAAAAAGGCGCCAAGCCAATATCAATAATTGATCCCAAGAAAACAAAGTACATTAATAGCCTGTACGTTAGAGCCCTTGTAAAGGACCTGGGATTGGAGGGGTTGAAATGACACCTGCGACTGAACGAAAACCGCTTGAGTACTATTTGGATGCAACATATCCGGTTACTATCGAAGCAGCGCCAGAGGGTGGCTATTTTGCACAAATTGAAGACCTGCCGGGTTGTTATTCCCAGGGAGAGACCGTCGAAGAAGCGATACAAATGATCGAGGAAGCCCGCCGCCTATGGCTTGAAGTAGCTTGTGAAGAAGGCATCGACATCCCCGAACCGCGAAGTGGCGGTGATTATTCCGGCAAGATTCTACTCAGGGCGCCCAAGAATCTACACAGAGCCCTCGGCAGGATAGCTGACAAAGAAGGCGTGAGCCTCAATCAGTATCTCGTGGCGACCCTCTCAAAAGCAGTCGGTGTCTATGAAGGATCCAAACGTGCTTCACAACCACTTGAACCAAAGGTCGTAGAGCGTAAAGGAAAGGCAAGAATATCAGCGACCTCGGTAATTTCAAGGTCTGGCTCATTTCGTGGCAAAGAGCAGGTAGTAGAACCAATCTTGAAAAAGGTTCAATAACCCCGGTTGCATCAGGACCCGTCATCCCGTATAATCATATGCTTGTTGTCAGTGTATAAGTTTTAGGAGGCATCCCTTTGGCCAATATCAAGAGCTCGATTAAAGATATCATCACCTCGGCGAAGAAGACCGAGCGCAACCGCGCCGCCACTAGCGGCCTTAAGACCGCTGTCCGGAAGGCCGAAAAAGCCATCGCCGCCAAGGATCCGGCCGCCAAAGAGGCCGTTGCCGCTAGCCAGAGCGCCCTGGACGTCGCCGCCAAGAAGAAGCTGGTCCATCCGAACACCGCTGCCCGCAAGAAGAGCCGCATCGCCAGGAAGCTCAACGCCGCCAAATAGCTTTAATATCATTCATAATCAAAAGAGAGGCTTAAAAGCCTCTCTTTTTTGTTTCGTGCGCTTTGTATATGTTTGAGAACGATGAACACCAGGCAGTAGGTTGTCACCTCACTGAACTTGGGGTACATTCTTAGTCCCCTTCCGGGACAATCTTCAGGATATAGGGTTTCAATCCATTTCTTGACGGCAATGACCCTCAGCTGCTAATATGCCTATATATGAATATAGGCAGGTAAATATGAGAGATCTGATAAAAGTATTCAAAGCCTTGTCTGATGAAAACAGGCTCCGTATCCTGAATCTTCTCTTGCTTAGAGAATGCTGCGTCTGCGAAGTGGTTCAAGTTCTGGGTATCTCCCAAACCCGCGTATCTAGGAGTCTTAGCCAGCTATATGACGCCGGTCTTTTGGACCGGCGTTCCGAGGGTCTTTGGAACATTTACACTTTATCTTCCCATCTTACAGATGATTATCGCAATCTCATCGTCAAGGCGGTTGAACAAGCATTAAGTAACAACCCAATCGCCGTCAACGATCGAAAGCAACTTGCTCAGAGTAAAAGATTATGCCCCTCTGCTGCAGGAATAAAAGCTGCCCAGTTTAATCCGGCCAATTCCTCGTGTTCGTAATAGAAGGAGGGAAAATGTTAGAGATAAGGAAATCCGCAACCTCGTTTAATGAGCGGGAGATGTTGCAGTTGGAAAGCATCATCCTCGATCGAGATGCACCTGGGGCACTCGTATTCCTTAAAACAGCTGTTTATGACAAGATCGAACAATCTCAACGGGGCAAGTTGAAGAACCTCCTGGACGGCACCACCGACCCATCACAATCTTTCAATCAGCTGCAACGAAAGTAATATCTGGAGCGGGCGTATGTTTGGAAAAATCCTCTATCCAACCGATTTTTCAGAGCCATCTCAGAAAGCTCTCGATTCCGTGAGACGACTTTTCCAAGGTTGTGTTGAAGAAATTTTAGTGCTTCATGTTTTTGACCGCCGTGAGTTGCGTAATCTCGCAACGGTCGGTGGAATAATCGGTAAGTATCCGATTGACCTCGATGAAGAGTTCAATCGCCTGGAATCGGAGCATTTAACCAAGGTGAAAAAGATTGTCGATGACTTGAAATCGGTTGGTTTTGCAGCTACAGGGATCGTCAGAGAAGGGATTCCCCTCCGAGAGATTTTAAATGTTGCCGATGAGGAGAAGGCCTCAGTAATCGTTCTTGGTTCCCATGGAAAAAGCAATTTTGAAGAGGTGATACTGGGCTCTGTGTCAGAAGGTGTTATCAAACAAAGCCAACAACCGGTCTTGGTGATCAAACGGGACACACGGAGGAGAGGCTGAGAATAATGAACCAAGAAAAATCCGTCGCAGCCAGACTTTCGGTACTTGACCGGTTTTTAACATTATGGATTTTCCTGGCGATGGGGGCAGGCATTCTTTTAGGGCAGATAGCGCCAAAGATTACCGACGCTATCACCTCACTTCAGGTCGGGGCGATCTCTATTCCGATCGCCATCGGCCTGATCCTGATGATGTACCCTCCACTCACTAAGGTGAATTATGATCAATTACCCAAGGTCCTTAAAAACCTGAAGCTCCTGAGTTTCTCCCTGGTCATGAACTGGATCATCGGGCCGCTGGTCATGTTCGGCCTGGCCATTTTGCTGTTGCGCGACAAGCCGGAATACATGGTTGGGCTCATTCTGGTGGGGTTGGCACGCTGCATCGCCATGGTCATCGTATGGAATGACCTGGCTAAAGGAGACCGCGAGTTAGCGGTAGGAATGGTGGCCTTCAATGCCCTGTTCCAGATGTTACTGTATGCGGTATATATCTTTATCTTCATCGCTTTCCTTCTGCCAAAGTTGGGTCTGGTGGAGGATATTTCCGCCAGCATCTCTATTGGAGAATCCGCGCGCGTGGTATTCATATTCCTGGGTATCCCACTTATCGCAGGCATACTCAGCCGCTACTGGCTAATCAAGGCTAAAGGCAAGGAATGGCTGGAGAGATCATATTTGCCCAAAGTGAGCTATATCACTCCAGTTGCACTACTTTTCACAATAATCGTCATGTTCTCCCTAAAAGGTGAAAACATCATCGCCCTACCTCTGGACGTGGTTCGTATCGCTATTCCGCTGGTTTTGTACTTCTGCTTCATGTGGTTTGTGACGTTTTATACCGCCCGGAAAATCGGAGCTACGTATCCTCAGACTGCAGCGGTTTCATTTACAGCCGCATCCAACGATTTTGAATTGGCTATCGCCGTCGCCATCGCAATCTTCGGTCTTCATTCGGGTGAAGCCTTTGCCACTGTAATTGGGCCTCTAATTGAGGTCCCCGCCCTTATCATATTGGTCAACGTTGCTCTGTATTTCAAACGCCGTTACTTCGAGAAACCTTTTCAGGTCGTATATAACTAAAAGGAGAAAAAATGGACATCAAGGCAACGATCATTGTCTTCCCTGAAAGCAATCCCTGCGGTCCAAAATCTTCCTGCTGAGGGCCGAAAGGACAATCGTCGGAGACGATTGAAGCGATTAAGGCAACTGTAGAAAAGGCAGTCAAAGTCCAGGCAGAGGTCATCGATATCCAGACGATCGACACCGATGACGTCAAGTTTGCGCCGGTCGTCAAAGCCTTCAACACCTATGGCATAGGTGCCTTGCCCATCATCACGCTGGATGGCAAGCCAGTTTGCATGGCCACGACTTATCCTTCACAAATAACTGCGGTTTTGGAGAGGGAGATACGGAAAAAAACAGAGGCGTAGTAAGTACGCTTCAGATTTGGATAATTAATCATAATCATTTTTCAATCGGAGGAAACAAATTGAAAACCATTGAGATTTACGATCCTGCTATGTGCTGTTCAACCGGGGTATGCGGCCCATCTATCGACCCAGAATTGATGAGAGTTGCGACTGTGATCAATGCTCTTAAAAGTAAGGGTATCAATATTCAAAGATACGGTCTCTCAACCGATACACAGCGTTTTATTTTGAATCCTGTCATCAGCGATCTTTTGGAAAAAGAAGGCGCAGGTGTTTTGCCAATCACGTTGGTTGATGGGATTGTTGGCAAGACCAAAACATATCCTACTAATGAAGAGTTCGCGGATTGGCTTGAGACTCGGCTTGATGTAGTTCAAACAATAAGGCAAGGTGGATGTTGCGGTGGACAGAGGGATGCTGCTACATGATTACAACGCGATTGGAGCCATTTTCTCTCGGCACATTCAGCCCGACTAAATACCTGTTCTTCACCGGTAAAGGAGGGGTGGGCAAGACCTCAATCGCCTGCGCCGTCGCTGTAGGGATGGCGGACAATGGGGAAAAAGTGCTGCTTATCAGCACGGACCCCGCCTCAAATCTGCAGGACGTTTTCGGGACCGAACTCGATGGCAAGGGCAAGGCCATCGAAGGAGTGCCCGGTCTGTGTGTAGCCAATTTGAATCCGGAAGAGGCGGCGAGGGATTACCGCGAATCGGTTATCGCTCCATATCGAGGCAAACTACCGGCGAGCGTCATCGCTAACATGGAAGAACAACTTTCCGGTTCATGCACGGTGGAAATCGCGGCTTTCGACCAGTTTTCGAAATTCATCACCGATGAATCGGTCAGCCGAGGCTATGATCACATAATCTTCGATACTGCGCCTACTGGTCATACCCTGCGGATGCTGCAATTGCCGTCAGCCTGGACCAATTTCATAAGCGAAAGCACACACGGCGCATCTTGTCTCGGACAACTTGCCGGCTTACAAGATAAAAAAGCGATGTATCAACACGCCGTTGAGAACCTGGCGGATGCCAAAAAGACTGCCCTTGTCCTGGTGTCACGGCCGGAGGATCTTCCTCTTATCGAAGCCGAGCGTTCAAGCGCCGAGCTAAAAGACATGGGCATCGGCAACCAGATTTTGATTATAAACGGGGTGATGGGCGAGGCAACAGATCCCATATCAAGAAAGATGTTCAACAACCAACAGCAAGCTTTGGGAAACATGCCTCGCGGGCTGGGAGACTTCCGGACCTTTGCTGTTCCGCTTCGCTCCTATAATGTCCTGGGAATTGCGAGATTGAGAGCCTTCTTTCAACAGGATTCATTTCCCCCCGGCAAGAGCAAGGCGGGGTTCATCAGGGTCAAGGCTATCCGTGACCTGGTGGAAGATCTTTACAAGACAAAAAAGAAGGTCATCTTCACCATGGGCAAGGGCGGCGTCGGTAAAACGACTGTCGCAGCGGTCATAGCCCTGGAATTAGCCAATAAAGGGGTCAGGGTTCACTTGACATCAACCGATCCGGCGAACCATCTTCAATATGTTTTTAGAGGGTCCAGGAACATAACACTCAGCAAGATAGATGAAAAAGCCGAATTATTAAAGTATACGAATGAGGTCTTAACCAAAGCTCATCAAACTATGAACGAAGAGGATTGCGCCTATATAGCCGAGGACTTGCGATCCCCTTGCACCCAGGAAATAGCGGTATTCCGGGCATTTGCGGAAATTGTCGATAAGGCAGAAAGCGAAGTCGTGGTCATCGATACCGCCCCAACCGGGCACACACTGCTTCTGCTCGATTCTACCCTGAGCTATCACCGGGAGGTCCAGCGGACAAAGGGGGAAATCCCGGATTCGGTCCGCCATCTTCTGCCCCGGCTTCGAGATACCGCACAAACCGAAATCGTTATCGTCACATTACCTGAGGCGACGCCTGTTTTTGAAGCGGAAAGGCTTCGGGGAGACCTCATCAGAGCTGGCATTAACAATAAGTGGTGGGTTATCAATCAAAGCCTAACCCAGGTTCAAACCAACGATTCACTGCTTTTGGCGCGAGCTGAAGCAGAGATACCCTGGATAAACATGGTTGATAAAATCAGTGATAACAATTTTGTTGTCATACCTTGGCTCCAAGATGCTTCAATTCAAAACCTAGTGGATGCTAAGAGTTAGTTACCCCTATATAGTCTGTTCGCGCTGATGTACTCCGCAACCGGCGGCGGTACCAAATGCCCTATGGGTTCACCCAACCTTACCCTCTGCCGTATCGTCGTCGCCGAGACATCGATTTCCGGCTCGGTGAGGATCACCGTCCGGACGGCCAGCCCCGGCACCCGCGCTTCCAGTTCGTGCAGATCCGGGCGCGGAGAACCCACCCTCGGTGCGGCCACCAGGCAAGCGGATGCAATGATGCGGTCGGGATGGTGCCAGGAAGGCAGCGATGTTAGATTGTCCCAACCCAGGATGAAATAGAGTTCGTCGTTGGGGTAGTGCGCCTTGAGTTCCTGGAGGGTTTGCCAGGTGTACGATGGACCCGGACGCCTGACCTCAAGGTCATTGACGGAGTAATAAGGTTTGCCCGCCGTTGCCAGTTTGATCATATCAAGACGCTGCCGGGCCGGGGAAACCTTCATCGAGGCCTTGACCCAGGGCAGGCCGGCGGGAATGAAAACGATCTCATCGAGGCACAGTTTCCGCCGGGCTTCTTCAGCTATCTGCAGGTGACCGACATGCGGTGGGTCGAAAGTGCCGCCCAGGAGGCCGCGTCTCACCAGTAGAACTCCCCTTTGCCGATAAAAAGTTTCTCGCCGGGTTGGATCTTGGCAGATTTTATCGCCCGGAGAACCCCCCACCGCCACAACTCGCTCAGGATCTGGCGGCGAACCTCGGGGTCGTTGAGGTCGGAACCGGCCACCAGGCGTTCGTACTCGTCCGAATGAACATGGTAGCCGTCAGAGTCACGGGTGATCTCAACCTTCTCCCGCTGAGGCGCCGGCCGGAAGACCTTGATCGGTTCTTCATTGGCCGTTTCCAGAGATTTTTCAGGTTCTGAAAGGACTCGGTCTAGTTCAGCCAGGAGAGAATCGACACCCTCTCCGGTTGCCGCCGAAATGAACAGGGCTTTGTGACCGGCGGCCTTGAACATTTCTTTCAGCACGGGAATCCGGTCTTTAACTACCGGCAGGTCGATTTTATTTATTACGACGATCTGCTGCTTCCGGGCGAGCAGGGGATCGTACAGCAAAAGTTCGGTATTGATCTTGACCATATCGTTGACCGGCTCGGTCGATGATCCGTCGATCAGGTGCACCAGCACCCGGGTCCGGGCGACGTGGCGTAAAAACTGCAGCCCCAGGCCTTTGCCCAGATGAGCGCCTTCGATCAAGCCCGGGACATCGGCCACTACCCAGCTACGTCCGCCGGCCTGGACTACTCCGAGCGCTGGCTCGAGGGTGGTAAATGGATAATCAGCGACCTTCGGCCGTGCTGCCGAGATGGCTGCCAGAAGCGATGATTTCCCGGCGTTCGGTAAGCCGATGATGCCGGCGTCGGCGATGAGTTTCAGTTCCAGCGACAAGGTTTTGGTCTCGCCAGGCACGCCGACCTGGGCCAGCCGCGGCGCCTGGTTGGTGGACCCGGCAAAATGGGGATTGCCTAAACCGCCCTTGCCGCCCTTGGCGACGACAACGCGCTCCCCGTCATGTGACAGGTCGGCCAGGATTTCGCCGGTTTCTTTATCGCGGATCACAGTGCCTACAGGCAGGTTGATGACGACGTCCTCGCCACTTTTACCGTATTTCTTTTGACCCTGGCCCCGGGCGCCGTCACCGGCCTTGAAATGGCGCTGGTGGCGGTATTTCATCAGGCTGCCGATGTCTTTATCAGCTTCGATAATGACGTCGCCGCCCCGGCCACCGTCGCCCCCATCCGGTCCACCGCGGGGAACATATTTCTCATGACGGAAGGTGGCTACGCCGCGCCCGCCGTCACCGCTTTTTACTTCAATTTCTGCCTGGTCTATCAACTATCGAATCCATTCTAATGGTCGTTAACCATTCTGTTTCAGTATATCAAAATAACAATGCTTTAACAGTTGTATTTATAGAAAAGTTACTGTGCCAATCGCCATGCCCGCCCACTTAGCCTACCCTAATCGTGAAGGTTGTGGCGGTTATCAAATGTTGCGGTGATTTGTCTAATAGTTGTTGCGGTTTCCGCTGTAGAAAGCCTTGAGTTATCAACATATTTTGGCCGCTGTGTTCATCCGGATCAACCCTGGATAAGGTCCACCAAGAACCCCTTAGCATAACAAATAGTTATTGAATGCCTACCGGCAGCTCGTTCGATAACTTTTTGTTATAACTAAAGAAGGGGGCGGCATCACCGTCCCCTTCTTGAATAACCGGTTTTTTTCTAACGTCTGTCGCCGCCGCCTGTAAGCAGGAGGACCCAATACAAGAGCTGGCCGACGGCCGCCAGCAGGGCTGCTACGTAAGTCAGGGCAGCCGCTGAGAGAACAGCGCTGGCGCCTCCGGCTTCGGAGACCGAAGCCAACCCGGTCGACCGTAACATTGATTTCGCCCGGGCGGAAGCGTCGAACTCCACCGGCAGTGTCACCAGGGTGAAAAGCACGGCAACTCCGAAAAGGGCTACGCCCAGCCAGGCCAGATTTACAAAGTTCAGCAGGATACCGACGAAGATCAGGATAAACCCGAAGTTGGAGCCGACGGTAGCAACCGGTGCCAGGGCGCTCCGGATCTGCATCGGGGCGTAAGCCTTGGCGTGCTGCACCGCGTGGCCAACTTCATGGGCGACGATGCCCATCGAGGCCACCGAGGCCTTGTTGGCCACATCAGGCGAGAGCCGAAGGACCTTGACGCGCGGGTCGTAGTGGTCCGAAAGCTTGCCCTTGGTCATTTCGACCTGGACGTTCTGCAGGTTGTTCTGGTCCAAAAGCCAGCGGGCTACCTGCAGGCCGGTCATATTGCGGTCGTTAGCTACCTTGGAATATTTGCCGAAAGTGGAGGAAACCTTCCACTGGGCGTAAAGCATCAGAAGCAGTGGGGGAACGATCAAAGCCAGGTAAAGACCCCAGCCACCCAACATATCAAAAACCTCCATTACATAACGCTAGTTGACCGGTTAGAGTATACCAGATTTGATGGGGTAGAGACAATGATTGTGTTCTAATAGACCAAATTTGTCTGGTGAAGTGATAGAATAAGGGCTTGAAAAGGAGGAACCAATGGAGATCAAGCTGAGCGACAAACCTGCGCAGCCGGTGGCCTTCATCCGGCTCCATATCCCCCAGGCTAAATTGCCCCAGACCATTGGCGAAACCTATATGAAGATTATGGAATACCTTCAACGTGTCAAATCGCCACTGGCTGGCGAACCTTACGTGGCTTATTACAACATAGACATGAACGACCTTGACGTGGAGATGGGATTTCCCGTGGCGGCACCTGTCCAGGCTCATGACGATATGAATTTCAGGGAAATTCCTGCTGCCCGCTACGCCTCAACCGTTTACAAAGGTCCGTATGCCGGGATGGAAACTGCTTATGGCGAATTTATGAAATGGCTGGAGGAGACGGGATTGAAACCGGCTGGACCATGGTTCGAGTATTATCTGAATTCGCCGCAGGAGGTCCCGGAAAGCGAATTTCTAACCAGGATCGAGGTTCCAGTTGAATAGGGAATTTCTAATCGAGAACTGAACCGATAAACCCCCGCGCCCCCCGCAGGAATTCCTCCCCGGTCATCGGCTTCTTGCCTTCTATCTGAAGTTTCTTGATAGAGAGCACACCTTCGCCGGTCGCGATACCGATGGCGGAGGCTTCGCCCGAAAGCCCAATGACCGTTCCTGACACTGCGCTCGGCTTGACGCTTAAGGGAATCGTCTCGATGAGCTTGATCAGTTTGCTTTCCCAGCTGGTAAAGGCTCCAGGCCAGGGTTGGTACGCCCGGACCTGCCGCCAGATCTCGATGGCGGATTTTGACCAGTCGATTCTCCCGGCTTCCTTAGAGAGCATTGGGGCGTAACTGGAGCCTTCTGAAGGCTGAGGTGCTGCATCGATCGTGCCTTTGATCAACTGAGGCAGCACGTCCAGCAAGGCC
This is a stretch of genomic DNA from Dehalogenimonas etheniformans. It encodes these proteins:
- the obgE gene encoding GTPase ObgE, whose translation is MIDQAEIEVKSGDGGRGVATFRHEKYVPRGGPDGGDGGRGGDVIIEADKDIGSLMKYRHQRHFKAGDGARGQGQKKYGKSGEDVVINLPVGTVIRDKETGEILADLSHDGERVVVAKGGKGGLGNPHFAGSTNQAPRLAQVGVPGETKTLSLELKLIADAGIIGLPNAGKSSLLAAISAARPKVADYPFTTLEPALGVVQAGGRSWVVADVPGLIEGAHLGKGLGLQFLRHVARTRVLVHLIDGSSTEPVNDMVKINTELLLYDPLLARKQQIVVINKIDLPVVKDRIPVLKEMFKAAGHKALFISAATGEGVDSLLAELDRVLSEPEKSLETANEEPIKVFRPAPQREKVEITRDSDGYHVHSDEYERLVAGSDLNDPEVRRQILSELWRWGVLRAIKSAKIQPGEKLFIGKGEFYW
- a CDS encoding zinc metallopeptidase, giving the protein MLGGWGLYLALIVPPLLLMLYAQWKVSSTFGKYSKVANDRNMTGLQVARWLLDQNNLQNVQVEMTKGKLSDHYDPRVKVLRLSPDVANKASVASMGIVAHEVGHAVQHAKAYAPMQIRSALAPVATVGSNFGFILIFVGILLNFVNLAWLGVALFGVAVLFTLVTLPVEFDASARAKSMLRSTGLASVSEAGGASAVLSAAALTYVAALLAAVGQLLYWVLLLTGGGDRR
- a CDS encoding GyrI-like domain-containing protein, translated to MEIKLSDKPAQPVAFIRLHIPQAKLPQTIGETYMKIMEYLQRVKSPLAGEPYVAYYNIDMNDLDVEMGFPVAAPVQAHDDMNFREIPAARYASTVYKGPYAGMETAYGEFMKWLEETGLKPAGPWFEYYLNSPQEVPESEFLTRIEVPVE